One region of Chlorogloeopsis sp. ULAP01 genomic DNA includes:
- a CDS encoding 2OG-Fe(II) oxygenase — MYTNTMFYIEADYLNKLAIKYREAYNEVEPFPHIVIDNFLPEFILESILDEFPKVDKIDWQKFDASAEKKLASKNELQMGDTTRFLLYQLNSSVFINFLETLTGIDGLIPDPHFEGGGLHQIERGGYLKIHADFNWHRKLRLDRRLNLLLYLNQNWQEEYGGHLELWDQQMSHCVKKILPVFNRCVIFNTTDSSYHGHPEPLNSPQGQTRKSLALYYYSNGRPSTETSSPHSTMFRVRPGENQLLEKNKNSLGLAAKTTLKKLLPPILIDAGKYLKHKTRI, encoded by the coding sequence ATGTATACAAACACAATGTTTTACATTGAAGCAGACTACTTAAACAAGTTAGCAATTAAATATCGAGAAGCTTACAATGAGGTAGAACCATTTCCACACATTGTTATCGATAACTTTTTGCCTGAGTTTATATTAGAAAGTATTCTTGATGAATTTCCAAAAGTAGATAAGATTGATTGGCAGAAATTTGATGCTTCGGCTGAAAAGAAATTAGCATCAAAAAATGAGTTACAAATGGGAGATACAACACGATTTCTGTTGTATCAATTAAATTCTTCAGTTTTTATTAATTTTTTAGAAACTCTTACAGGCATTGACGGGTTAATTCCCGATCCTCATTTTGAGGGAGGTGGACTTCATCAAATAGAAAGAGGTGGTTACTTAAAGATACATGCAGACTTTAATTGGCATAGAAAACTGCGACTGGATCGTCGATTAAATCTTTTACTTTATCTCAATCAAAATTGGCAAGAAGAATATGGTGGTCATCTAGAATTATGGGATCAGCAGATGAGCCACTGTGTAAAAAAAATATTACCAGTATTTAATCGATGCGTGATTTTCAATACAACAGACTCTTCTTATCATGGACATCCGGAACCATTAAATAGTCCGCAAGGGCAGACACGGAAATCACTGGCGCTGTATTACTACAGTAATGGACGACCGTCTACAGAAACTTCTAGTCCTCATTCAACTATGTTCCGGGTTCGTCCAGGAGAAAATCAATTACTAGAAAAAAATAAAAATTCTTTAGGTTTGGCAGCCAAAACTACTCTCAAAAAATTACTTCCTCCAATCTTGATTGATGCAGGAAAATACCTCAAGCACAAGACAAGAATATAA
- a CDS encoding class I SAM-dependent methyltransferase — MTICEICHNSLDNKSYVVREMMFGFRDEFEYFECGQCGCLQIKDIPNDISKYYPDNFYAFQLPSVEKEKNLKTFLRRQRMKYLISGNTNLEIFLTKILRKMYRLPIYNYYDWLRKLKLPLTAKILDVGCGVGTYLLNMRTDGFINVTGVDPFIEKDIFYENGVKILKKYLDEIEGQFDLIFLNHSFEHMPKPLAVLQKLYSLLNTQGYVVIGIPIIPSFAWRKYGVNWVQIDAPRHFFIHTIRSMEILTSQAGLKFLDVEYNSNSYQFWGSEQIIKNIPIMDSSSHAFNSKKPIFSQEQMTSFEKKAIELNRQKDGDQANFYLYKP, encoded by the coding sequence ATGACTATCTGTGAAATTTGCCATAATTCGCTTGATAACAAATCTTATGTTGTCAGAGAAATGATGTTTGGATTTAGAGATGAATTTGAATATTTTGAATGTGGACAATGTGGCTGCTTACAGATTAAAGATATACCCAATGATATTTCCAAATATTATCCTGACAATTTTTATGCGTTTCAATTACCTAGCGTTGAGAAGGAAAAAAATCTTAAAACTTTTCTCAGACGTCAGAGAATGAAATACTTAATTTCTGGAAATACTAATCTGGAGATTTTTTTAACAAAAATCTTGAGAAAAATGTATAGATTACCTATTTACAATTATTATGATTGGCTGAGAAAACTGAAATTGCCATTAACAGCAAAAATTCTAGATGTAGGTTGTGGAGTTGGCACATATCTTCTCAATATGCGAACTGATGGATTTATTAATGTTACAGGCGTAGATCCTTTCATAGAGAAAGATATTTTTTACGAAAATGGAGTCAAAATTTTAAAAAAATATCTAGATGAAATAGAAGGACAATTCGATTTAATATTTCTCAATCACTCCTTTGAACATATGCCCAAACCTTTAGCTGTACTTCAGAAACTATACAGTTTGTTAAATACTCAGGGTTATGTGGTCATTGGAATTCCCATAATTCCCTCTTTTGCTTGGCGAAAGTATGGTGTTAATTGGGTACAAATCGATGCTCCACGTCACTTCTTTATACATACAATTAGAAGTATGGAAATTTTGACAAGTCAAGCAGGCTTAAAATTTTTAGATGTCGAATATAATTCAAACTCTTATCAGTTTTGGGGCAGTGAGCAGATAATTAAGAATATACCGATAATGGATAGCTCATCTCATGCTTTTAATTCCAAAAAACCTATTTTTTCTCAAGAGCAAATGACGAGTTTTGAGAAAAAAGCTATAGAGTTAAATAGACAAAAAGATGGCGATCAAGCTAATTTTTATCTCTACAAACCCTAA